Within the Magnetospirillum sp. ME-1 genome, the region CGACCCGCACTTCGGGCAGACGATGGGGGTGCGCGTCAGGTCATAGAAACGGCATCCGCAGCTCTGGCAGGTGCGCTTCTGTCCCCATTCCGGCTTTGCCACTCTCGTCCTCCTTCAACGTGTCACTCGAACCCAATAAAGGGGCCATTTGCCATGTTCCCCACCCTGTGTCAAAACGAAAAAGCGTGGGCGGTGCAGCATGGAACGCGGGTCTATGACGCCGATGCCGCCTGTGCTAGAGCTTCGGCGGGCAGCTTTCGCCCTTGCCGCTGGTTATCAGGAGTGATCATGGCCAAGCCGCTTTCATCCCGTCGGGCCGCACCTTTGGCCGGTTCGGCGCGTGTGCCGGGCGACAAGTCCATCTCGCACCGCGCCCTGATGCTGGGCGCGCTGGCGGTGGGCGAAAGCGTGGTGACCGGCCTTCTGGAAGGCGACGATGTTTTGCGCACCGCCGCCTGCATGCGGGCGCTGGGTGCCGAGGTGGAACGCCGGGACGACGGCTCGTGGCGGCTGTTCGGTCGCGGCGTCGGCGGATTGATGGAGCCGGCCGACGTTCTCGACATGGGCAATTCCGGCACCGGGGCGCGGCTGCTGATGGGCCTGGTGGCCACCCATCCCTTCACCAGCTTCTTCACCGGCGACGGTTCGCTTCGCTCGCGGCCCATGCGCCGGGTGACCGAGCCCCTGGGCCGCATGGGCGCCCGCTTCGTCAGCCGCGACGGCGGCCGCCTGCCGCTGGCGGTGACCGGCACGGCCCAGGCCACCCCCATCACCTACGAGCTTCCCGTCGCCTCGGCCCAGGTGAAGTCGGCCATCATGCTGGCCGGCCTCAACACCGCCGGCGAGACCACGGTGATCGAGCGCGAAGCCACCCGCGACCATACCGAGCTGATGCTCCGGAATTTCGGCGCCACCGTACGGGTCGAGGACGCCGAGGGCGGCGGCCGCGCCATCACCGTGGTGGGCTTTCCCGAACTGACCGGCCGTCCGGTGGTGGTCCCCGCCGATCCCTCCTCGGCCGCCTTCCCGGTGGTGGCCGCCCTGCTGGTGGAGGGCTCGGAGATCCGCCTGCCCAATGTGGGCACCAACCCCTTGCGCACCGGCCTCTACCAGACCCTGCTGGAGATGGGCGCCGACATCCGCTTCGATAATCCCCGCGACCAGGCGGGCGAGCCGGTGGCCGACCTGGTGGTGCGCGCGTCGCGTCTTCGGGGCGTGGACGTGCCGGCCGAGCGGGCGCCGTCCATGATCGACGAGTACCCCATTCTCGCCGTCGCCGCCGCCTTCGCCGAGGGCACCACCCGCATGCGGGGCCTGGGGGAGCTGCGGGTCAAGGAAAGCGACCGCCTGGCCGCCATGGCGCGCGGGCTGGCCGCCTGCGGCGTGGCGGTGGAGGAGGAGAAGGACTCCCTCATCGTTCACGGCACGGGCCGCATTCCCGACGGCGACGCCACCGTCACCACCCATTTCGACCACCGCATCGCCATGTCGTTCCTGGTGATGGGCATGGCCTCGGCCCGGCCCGTGGCGGTGGACGACGCCGAAGCCATCGACACCAGCTTCCCCGCCTTCGTCCAGTTGATGAACGGGCTGGGGGCGAAGATTTCCGGTGAA harbors:
- the aroA gene encoding 3-phosphoshikimate 1-carboxyvinyltransferase, which gives rise to MAKPLSSRRAAPLAGSARVPGDKSISHRALMLGALAVGESVVTGLLEGDDVLRTAACMRALGAEVERRDDGSWRLFGRGVGGLMEPADVLDMGNSGTGARLLMGLVATHPFTSFFTGDGSLRSRPMRRVTEPLGRMGARFVSRDGGRLPLAVTGTAQATPITYELPVASAQVKSAIMLAGLNTAGETTVIEREATRDHTELMLRNFGATVRVEDAEGGGRAITVVGFPELTGRPVVVPADPSSAAFPVVAALLVEGSEIRLPNVGTNPLRTGLYQTLLEMGADIRFDNPRDQAGEPVADLVVRASRLRGVDVPAERAPSMIDEYPILAVAAAFAEGTTRMRGLGELRVKESDRLAAMARGLAACGVAVEEEKDSLIVHGTGRIPDGDATVTTHFDHRIAMSFLVMGMASARPVAVDDAEAIDTSFPAFVQLMNGLGAKISGENP